The region GTATTTTGGAGgagcaaaatttaaatttaagttatACCTGCTTACCAGTATAGCATGGGACTCAGGCAGTACTGGCTAAATTGAATTAGGTTTTTGAATGGCAAAAAAGTGTATGGACCTCACAAATAGAAGAACAGCAGTCATCATGAAATTGAAAAAGGGTGAATAATTGCTGGGGGCAGAGACTGATATTCAACAGTGACAGAGGAAGCCAATATTAACTACTGATGTCCATAATATCATGTGTACTGTAATCCACCAACCCACAGAAAAATATGTCCTGGAAATTGGTAGTTTGTAACAACAGTATACTGTGGATAAAAAGTGATTCATGTCAGTATGGAATACTGCTTGGAAAAGCTGTGTAAACCATCAGAGGCAACCAGAGTGAATAAGATAAACTCTTTAAGGGAATGACTGTACTTTCCAACATATATGAGACAACCTGGCTCCTGCTGGTACCCGCTATCTTCATAACAATCTTTCTTCATACAAAAGTGTCTCACTTTGAATTATAATTAGACAgccactttattttgggggatatATAATAAGCTGTTGGAAGTGAGAGTGACTCAAGCGAGCCTAACATTTATCCCCCTCTGTCCTCAGGAACTAGGACTTGTGCCATCCTGGTCTGCTATGGTCCTTTTCAACCTGAGCAGTGACAACCCAGGACCCTTCATTCTGGTGGGGATCCCAGGCCTGGAGCACGCCCATGTGTGGATTGGGATTCCCTTCTGTATCATCTATATTGTAGCCATTGTGGGAAACTGCATCCTTCTCTACCTAATCTTGGTGGAGCGCAGCCTTCATGAACCcatgttcttctttctctccatgCTGGCCATGACTGACCTCACCTTGTCCACAGCTGGTGTTCCTAAAACACTCAGTATCTTTTGGCTTGGGGCTCGAGAGATCACATTCCCAGGGTGCCTCACACAAATGTTCTTCCTCCACTACAGCTTTGTCCTGGATTCAGCCATCCTGATGGCCATGGCAtttgaccgctatgtggccatctgttcTCCCTTGAGATACAACACTATCTTGACCCCCAAGACCATCATCAAGATTGTGGTGGGAATCTCCTTTCGTAGTTTCTGCATCATCCTGCCAGTTGTATTCTTGCTCACACGCCTACCTTTCTGTAGGACACGCATCATACCACACACATACTGTGAGCACATAGGTGTTGCCCGGCTCGCCTGTGTGGACATCTCCATCAATATCTGGTATGGCTTTTGTGTTCCCATCATGACAGTCATCTCAGATGTGATCCTCATTGCTGTTTCTTACACACTCATCCTCTGTGCTGTCTTCCGCCTCCCCTCCCAAGAAGCCCGCCAGAAGGCCCTGGGCACCTGTGGTTCCCATGTCTGTGTCATCCTCATGTTTTATACACCTGCCTTTTTCTCCATCCTTGCCCACCGTTTTGGACACAATGTCTCCCACACTTTCCACATCATGTTTGCCAACCTCTACATTGTTATCCCACCTGCCCTCAACCCCATTGTTTATGGAGTGAAGACCAAGCAGATCAGAGAAAAggtcatcattttattttctataaagggTACATTATAGTGTTCCACTGTGCAATGGAAAAGTTAGGAGaagtttttaatgtatattaatgtgtaagaattttttaaaaggtaaatgttATTTAAAGTAAGAGCAGATTTTGTGTTTTATGAATATGTTATGATTTATATGAAAGAAagatttttatgtattaaaatactCCTTAATGACCTGATTGTTTTTGGAATATGAAATTGCACAGGATACAATCTGGAAGAAGGAGGGGAAAGCAGAGTGCTGAGTTAGtttaaatagaaaatagcaaTAACGATTTAGAAATTGAAATTTGTAGTtatggagagagaaaaatatgtgaaatggAACAAAGACTCTGAAGAAAAGagattaaaactgaaaatataaaattgaacTTTGTTGCTTAGGGGGTTATTAGATGGATTTAGGACATTTTTAATAATACAAATTCTAATTATTGTCCATGTTATGTTTATGTAGTTCACTTTAAATGCCCAATCCTTAGATACCAAAGACCTTCTAGTACAAGTCTGTTATAAATAATGAGTTCTATCAACATTGCTATAAtaggaataagagaaaatactTATCAATGCCATGGTTTTTGGGAAGGGAGAGTAGCTTTTAGGCTCCAAGACATACTAATAAAGTGAACTTCAGAAATAGTGCTCAGGAAAAATGACTCCCTAAAATAACTGGAGATCTGAGAAGAGGGCTGGACTTCTTACAACATTCCTACAATACATAGGTGAGAACTCAAGCCAatatgaaagtaaaacaaaacaaaaaaacaacaacattggCTGGAAGACTTGTGGAGTTCTTATCTACAGAGTCTATTTCCTTGATCAAAAGACTCAATAGCAAAATACatttctttggtgaggtgtcggGATGAGAATGGGAAAGCTACAGTAAAGTAATACATTCAAGGTAAGATGCACCCAAATGTCGTAAGTATTAGAATTGAGAAGGTATATGTTGTAATCAAAGAAAGATGTGGAgttctttccatctgtttttttgaaaattgtcttttcaaccaggagaatcccaggaacagaggagcctggtgggcttctgtctatggggtcgcacagggttggacacgactgaagcgagttagcagcaGCATTCAACCAGGAATTGCTTATTTAGTACCTAATATAGTTCAAGTTTTGTCCTAAGCATTCAGGATTAATAATATGGAAGAGGCTCTGCTTTGCTTCTCTGGAGCTTATTTTCCAGGGAGAGTAACAAATAAggagcaagaaaataaatgtgttac is a window of Cervus canadensis isolate Bull #8, Minnesota chromosome 11, ASM1932006v1, whole genome shotgun sequence DNA encoding:
- the LOC122449883 gene encoding olfactory receptor 52H1, which codes for MVLFNLSSDNPGPFILVGIPGLEHAHVWIGIPFCIIYIVAIVGNCILLYLILVERSLHEPMFFFLSMLAMTDLTLSTAGVPKTLSIFWLGAREITFPGCLTQMFFLHYSFVLDSAILMAMAFDRYVAICSPLRYNTILTPKTIIKIVVGISFRSFCIILPVVFLLTRLPFCRTRIIPHTYCEHIGVARLACVDISINIWYGFCVPIMTVISDVILIAVSYTLILCAVFRLPSQEARQKALGTCGSHVCVILMFYTPAFFSILAHRFGHNVSHTFHIMFANLYIVIPPALNPIVYGVKTKQIREKVIILFSIKGTL